CTGGCCCGACACCACCGGCCACGTCGACGGGTCGCTCGGCTGGGCCCGGCGCACGCCGCGCTCGGGCTGGTAGACATAATCGAGCCCCGCCTGCACCCGCTCGCCGGTGCTCAGGCACTGGTCGAACGCCACCGCGAAACCGGTTTCCTGCAGCAGCACGCGCTCGAAGCTGCGCAGCACCAGTCCGGCCGGCTCGCCGTGCGCCAGCCGCGTCAGCGTCGACAGGTAATGGCGGAACAGCACCGGATGCGCGTCCTCGCGCGGGCAAAAGCGCATCAGCAGCTCGTTCAGGTAGAACGCCGACAGCAGCGCGTCGCCGGCCAGCGGCGGCATGCCCCCCACCCACTCGGCCTTGGTCAGGGTCTTGACCTCGCCACGGCCGCTCCATGACACCGAGACCGGATGGAAGTGCTGCAGCACCGCGCGCAGCGCCGAGTGCGGGCGCTTGGCGCCCTTGGCCACCATCGAGAGACGGCCGTAGTCGCGCGTGAAGACGTCCAGGATCAGGCTGGTCTCGCGGTACGGCCAGGCGTGCAGCACGAAGCCGGGCTGCTCGCCCACGCGCGACTCGGGGCGCGCCGGCACGATGCGCATGGCGCGGTCCATCATCGCGCGCGCGGCGGCATCGGCCATGCCGGGCAGCGCGCCGCTGTCGAGCAGTTCCGCGGCCTCGTCGACCACGGGGTCGGCGCGCCGGGCCTTGGGCGCGGGCGCGCGCGCGATGTCAGCGGTCTTGCTCACGGGGCGCTCGCTGGGGGCTCGCTGTCGGGTTGGGGGCGTCGGGATCGCTGCAGGGCTCACTCGTAGCCGTACGCGCGCAGGCCGGCTTCGTTGTCGGCCCAGCCGCTCTTCACCTTGATCCACATTTCCAGGTAGACCTTGCCGTCGAACAGCTTTTCCATGTCCAGGCGCGCCTCGGTGGAGATCTGCTTGAGCTTGCTGCCCTTGTTGCCGATGATCATGGCCTTGTGCGCGTCGCGCTCGACCAGGATGGTGGCAAAGACGCGGCGCAGGCGCCCCTCGGTCTCGAACTTGTCGATGACCACGGTGCTGGTGTACGGCAGCTCGTCGCCGGTCCAGCGGAACACCTTCTCGCGGATGATCTCCGAGGCCAGGAAGCGTTCGCTGCGATCGGTCATGGCGTCCGCGTCGTACATCGGCTCGCCTTCCGGCAGGTAAGGCCGGATGATCTCGAACAGCCGCGCGATATGGTCGCGGGTCTTGGCCGACATCGGCACCACTTCGCGGAACGGGAACAGCTGCCCCATCTTCTCCAGGAAGGGCATCATCACTTCCGAGCGGTTCTCGCCGATGCGGTCGAGCTTGTTGGCCACCAGCAGCACCGGCGTGTTCTTCGGCAGCAGCGACAGCACCTTCTCGTCGTCGGCGCCGTAATAGCCGGCCTCGACCACAAACAGGATCAGATCCACCGACGACAGCGTCGAGGTGACCGCGCGGTTCAGCGAACGGTTCAGCGCGCTGGCGTGGCGGGTCTGGAAGCCAGGCGTATCGACGAACACATACTGCGCGTCATCGGTGGTCTGGATGCCGACGATGCGATGCCGCGTGGTCTGCGCCTTGCGCGAGGTGATGCTGATCTTCTGGCCGACCAGCGCGTTCATCAGCGTGGACTTGCCCACGTTGGGGCGGCCGACGATGGCCACGGTGCCGCAGCGGAACGCCGCGGCCGGGGTATCCGCCGCGTCTTGCTGCGGATGGGTAGATTCGGTCATTCCTTCAACCTGAGAGACAGCTGCGGGTCCTGCGGCTGGGGTTGCTTGCGGGTCTTGCCGGTACGCTCGGCGCGGCTGCGCTTGAGCAGCTGCGGCACCAGCTTCTGGACTTCATCGAGCGCCAGCTTGGCGGCGGCCTGCTCTGCCGCGCGGCGCGACGCGCCGGTGCCGAACACCCGGACTTCCAGTTTAGGCACGGTGCACTCGACTTCAAACTGCTGGCTGTGCGCGGCGCCGTGTGTGGCGATTACGTTATATTGCGGCAGGGCAATCTTGTGGCCCTGCAGGTATTCCTGCAGCAGGGTCTTGGCGTCCTTGCCCAGCGTGCGCGGATCGACCTGCTCCAGGATCGGGATATAGAGCTTGCGGATCAGCGCCCGCGCGGCATCGAAGCCGGCGTCGAGAAACACCGCGCCGACGATGGCTTCGAGGGCATCGGCCAGGATCGAGGGCCGGCGAAAGCCGCCGCTCTTCAGCTCGCCCTCGCCCAGGCGCAGGGTGTCGGACAACTGCAGCATCTGCGCGATTTCGTACAGCGCCTGCTGCTTGACCAGGTTGGCCCGCACCCGCGAGAGATCGCCCTCGTCGAGCTTGCCGAACATGCCATAGAGCATGTCGGCCACGGCGCAGTTGAGCACGGAGTCGCCGAGGAACTCCAGGCGTTCATTGTGCTGGGCGCTGTGGCTGCGGTGCGTCAGCGCCTGTTGCAGCAATTCGGGCTTGCTGAATCGGTAGCCGAGTCGTTGCTGCAAGGCGTCGAGGTTCATATCAGTGCTGCGTTCCTGAATAGGTAATCAACAGGCTCAGGGGTCCGTAGACAGGCACCTCGGTGCGGTACGAGAAATCGACCGACTGGATGGTGCCGTTATCGTCTTCCCGGATCAGCAGGTCTTCGCCCTTGACCGCGGTAATGCGGTCGATGGCGGCCTGCTTCTCGAAGAATTCGACCACTTCACGCTTGTTGGCGGCGCGCTGCTTGGCATAGCCGGCGGCGCGCTTGACCGAAAAATATTCCACCAGGCTCGGGATCGCGCGCAGGGTCGGCAAGGCCACGCCGACCACGAACACCACGATCACCAGCAGCGTCCACACGGAAAACCCGCCAGCGCCGCCCCGGCGCCCTGCCGGATGGTTTCCTGCCCCCACCTTCCCAAATCGACCCATCGCGCCTGCCCTCGTTTTGTTGAGTGTTCTTGCGCCGCGGAGATGCTTATTTAAACGATCCCACGCGTCCGAAATTGCCCAGGTTCATCCAGATCACGAACGCCTTGCCGACAATATTCTGGTCAGGCACGAACCCCCAGTAACGGGAATCGAGGCTGTTGTCGCGGTTGTCGCCCATGACGAAATAGTGACCCGCAGGTACCTTGCAAGTCACACCCTGTTGATTGTAGGTGCAGTTGTCCCGGTACGGAAAATCCGGATCCGCACCCGCGATAAACGCCGGCCGGTCGGCGTCGTTCAGGATGCCATGCTCGACGCCGCCCGGGAGCTTTTCGCGGAAATGACGCGAATAGGCCAGGCGCTCCTCGTCGAGGAAGTCCGGCAGCGCGGTGTACTCGGCCGGCTTGCCGTTGATGGTCAGGCGCTTGTTGGCGTACTGCACCACATCGCCCGGCACGCCGATCACGCGCTTGATGTAGTCGAGCGACGGGTCTTTCGGGTACCGGAACACCATCACGTCGCCGCGCTGGGGCTCGCCCATGTCCATGATCTTCTTGTTCACCACCGGCAGCCGGATGCCGTACTCGTACTTGTTGACGAGGATGAAATCGCCGATCAGCAGCGTCGGAATCATCGAGCCGGACGGGATCTTGAACGGCTCGACCACGAACGAGCGCAGCACGAACACCGCCAGAATGACCGGGAAGAAACTGGCCGAATACTCCAGCCACCACGGCTGGCGCAGCTTTTCCTCGGCCAGGCGCTTGCGCGTGGCTTCGGCGTCGGCCGCGCCGAAACTGCCTTGCAGACGGCCCTGCTGCGAATCGAACTCGGCCAGCGCGAGTCGCGCCGAAGAGCGGCGCTGCCGCTCGAACACGAGCTTGTCGGCCACCCACGCCACGCCCGTGATCACCACCAGCACAAAAAGGATCAGTGCAAAATTCATGACGGCTTCTGGTTCTTGGAAATCCTGGTACAGCCTGTTCTGTCGCCACGCCGGCAAGGCTGCCGGGCGTGGCCCGGCCACTGCCCCGCCCGCGGCAATTTACTTGTCGTCGACTTGCAGGATGGCCAGGAAGGCCTCCTGCGGAATCTCGACGGTACCGACCTGCTTCATCCGCTTCTTGCCCGCCTTCTGCTTTTCCAGCAGCTTCTTCTTGCGCGAGATATCGCCGCCGTAGCACTTGGCCAGCACGTTCTTGCGCAGCGCCTTGACGTTTTCACGCGCGATGATATTGGAGCCGATGGCGGCCTGGATCGCCACGTCGTACATCTGGCGCGGAATGATCTCGCGCATCTTGGCCGCGACTTCGCGCCCGCGGTATTGCGAATTGGAGCGGTGCACGATCACCGACAGCGCGTCGACCTTGTCGCTGTTGATCAGGATGTCGACCTTGACCACGTCGGACGGCCGATATTCCTTGAACTCATAATCCATCGACGCGTAGCCGCGCGACACCGACTTCAGGCGGTCGAAGAAATCCATCACGATTTCCGCCATGGGGATCTCGTAGGTCAGCTGCACCTGCTTGCCGTGGTAGCTCATGTTGACCTGCGTGCCGCGCTTCTGCGTGCACAGCGTGATCACCGAGCCGACATATTCCTGCGGCATGTACAAATTGACGGTGACGATCGGCTCCAGGATCGCCTCGATCTTGCCCGGATCGGGCATCTTCGCCGGATTTTCCACAGTGACCGTGGTGCCGTCGCGCATCTCGACCTGGTACACCACCGTCGGCGCGGTGGTGATCAGGTCCATGTCGAACTCGCGCTCCAGGCGCTCCTGCACGATCTCCATGTGCAGCAGCCCGAGGAAGCCGCAGCGGAAGCCAAAGCCCAGCGCCTGCGACACTTCCGGCTCGAACATCAGCGAGGCGTCGTTCAGGCGCAGCTTTTCCAGCGATTCACGCAGCGCCTCGTACTGGTTGGCTTCGACCGGGTACAGGCCAGCGAACACCTGCGGCTTGACTTCCTTGAAGCCCGGCAGCGGCGCTTCGGCCTTGCGCTGCACGGTGGTGATGGTGTCGCCGACCTTGGCAGCCTTCAGTTCCTTGATGCCGGCGATGACAAAGCCCACCTGCCCCGCGGTCAGCGCGTCGCGCTGGATCGACTTGGGCGTAAACACGCCCACCTGCTCGACCAGGTGCTGCGAGCCGGTGGCCATCAGCAGGACCTTGTCCTTGGTGCGCAGCGTGCCGTTGACCACCCGCACCAGCATCACCACGCCAACGTAGTTGTCGAACCAGGAGTCGATGATCAGCGCCTGCAGCGGCGCGTCGGCATCGCCCTTGGGCGGCGGCACCTTGGCAATCAGGGCCTCGATCACGTCCTGCACGCCCTGGCCGGTCTTGGCCGAGCACGGCGTGGCGTCCTGCGCGTCGATGCCGATGACGTCCTCGATTTCCTGGATCGCGTTGTCGGGATCGGCCTGCGGCAGGTCGATCTTGTTCAGCACCGGCACCACTTCCACGCCCAGTTCGATCGCGGTGTAGCAGTTGGCCACGGTCTGGGCTTCGACGCCCTGCGAGGCATCGACCACCAGCAGCGCGCCTTCGCAGGCGGACAGCGACCGGCTGACCTCATAGCTGAAGTCGACGTGTCCGGGGGTGTCGATCAGGTTCAGGTTGTAGACCTGGCCGTCGCGGGCCTTGTAGCTCAGCGCCGCGGTCTGCGCCTTGATGGTGATGCCGCGCTCTTTTTCGATATCCATCGAATCGAGAACCTGCGCTTCCATCTCCCGATCCGACAGCCCTCCGCAAAGCTGAATGATCCGGTCGGCCAGGGTGGACTTCCCATGGTCGATGTGGGCAATGATCGAGAAATTACGGATATGGTCCATCTAATGTTCAGGGAAGCGCCGGCTGAGAGCCCGGGCGGCAACAAGCAGTGGAGCGGCCCGGCGCCGCGCGCCGCAAGGCGTGCGCGGGCGTACCGCGGGTTCGGGGGTGCAATTTTTGCGCCAATCCGCAATTTTACCGGATTTTCAATGACTTCCGGGTCGTCATATGGTGGCGTGGCGCGGATGCCGGCGCGGCTCAGCGGGCGGTGCGCGTGGCGCCATGTGCGGCCAGCCATACCCTTGTTGCCGCTTCGTCGAGGAAATAGTGACAAAGGGGCGCAGCATTCGCCGACGAGTCCGCCCGCAAGTCCGCCGGCTTGCCGGGCATCAGCACCGGCACCAGTTCGCCAAAGCGCGCCTCCAGCGCGGCATCGGCGTCGACATCGACCTCATGCAGGGTAAAAGAAAAATCGCGCCGGAGCGGCTCCAGCGCGACTTTCATGTCTTCGCAAAGATGGCAGTACGCCCGGCCCAACAGCGTCAGCGCGGGCGTGGCAGCCATGGCGGATCAGCGGGACGAGGCAGCGCCCGGTCGCAGCGTCAGCACCTGGGTGGCATCGCCGCGCCGCACGAACACCGCGGCGATCCGGCTCTTGTCCAGGCCACGCACCAGGTCGTTGAACTGGCGTGCATTGGTCACGTCGGTGTCGCCCAGCCGCAGGATGATATCGCCCGGACGGATGCCGGCGCGCAACGCCGGGCCATCGGCCACCTCGACCTCGACGCCGGACTTGAGCTTGAGCTCTTTCAGGCGCGCCTCGGGCAGGTCGCTGACCACCAGGCCCAGCGCATTGGGCTTGCCGGCCTGGGCCGCGCTGTCGTCCTTGGGCGCCGCGCCGCTGCGCGCGCGCGCCTTGCCCTCCGGCTCCAGTTCGGCAACGGTGATGCTGACCTCGCGGGTCGCGCCCTTGCGCCACAGTTGCAACGGCACGCGCGTGCCGGGCTTGGTCTCGCCGACCATGCGCGGCAGGTCCGAAGCGCGCTCGATATCGCGGCCGTTGAACTTCAGGATGATGTCGCCCGCCTCGATGCCCGCCTTCTCCGCGGGACCGCCCGGCTCGACGCTGCCCACCAGCGCGCCGCGCGCACGGCCCAGGCCCAGCGAATCGGCGACCTCCTTGGTGACGTCGCCGATCGCCACGGCAATGCGGCCGCGCGTCACGCGCCCGGAGGACTTGAGCTGCTCCGACACCCGCATCGCCTCGTCGATCGGGATTGCGAACGAAATCCCCATGTAGCCGCCGCTGCGGCTGTAGATCTGCGAGTTGATACCGATCACTTCGCCGCGCAGGTTGATCAGCGGCCCGCCGGAGTTGCCGGGGTTGACCGCCACGTCGGTCTGGATGAACGGCAGGTAGTCGCCGGTATCGCGGCCCTTGGCCGAGACGATGCCGGCGGTCACACTGTTGTCCAGCCCGAACGGCGAGCCGATGGCCAGCACCCACTCACCGGCGCGGACCTTGTTGGAATCGCCCAGCGGCAGGCGCGGCAGGCCGGTGGCCTCGACCTTGAGCAGCGCGACGTCGGTGCGCTTGTCCGAGCCGATCAGCTTGGCCTTGAATTCGCGCTTGTCCGGCAGGGTCACGTAGATGGTTTCGGCGTCGGCCACCACGTGCGCGTTGGTCATCACATAACCATCCTGGCTGATGATGAAGCCCGAACCCACGCCGCGGCTCTGCTCTTCCTGCTGCGGCGGCTGCCCGCGGCGCGGCGGCGTGCCGGGCGCCGGCGCCCCCGGCATCGGCACGCCGAAGAAGCGGCGGAAGAATTCCGCCATCTCGTCGTCGCTGCCTGGCGCGCCGCGCTGTCGGACCAGCTCGGTGGTGCGAATGTTGACCACGGCCGGGCTGGCTTTCTCCACCAGGTCAGTGAAGTCGGGCAGGTTGTAATTGGAGGCAGCGGCCTGGGCGTGGCTGACTTCGGCAACGGTCGGGCCGAGCAGCATCATGGCAGCCATGACCACGGCCCGCGCCAGGGCTGGAGATCTGAACATCATCGACAACTCCCGGGATTCAGCGAAAAGAAGAAAAACCGACTGGATGTGATCCCGTGGCGGGGACCCTTCGCAGGTTTCATGGAGCCGGCCCCGGACGAAACCCGGGCGCCAGCCGCACCTGCTCACGCTCAGTGTACCGTCTTGGGCGGACGGTACTCTACGGCCGTCGCAAACTGGCGCACGGTGCTCGCCGGCACCTCGCCCACCACGGTGATCCAGAAATCGGCAACCCGGCGCACCACGACCTGGGTCGCGCCGAGCGCGGCCACGCCTTCGCGGCGCGCACGTTGCTCGGAAACCGGCTCAATGAAGACCGACAGGCCGGTGAGCCCGTCGCTGTAGACGATCTGCAGCACTTCGAACACCTGCCCGCGGGCATTGCCCGGAGGCGGCGCGCGCAACTCGCCGAGGGGGCGGCGGACCTCGCGGATCTTCTGGAATCCCTTGAGCGGCACCGCGATCGACCAGCCCTCGTCGGCGATGCTGGTGGGCTGGTAGGTCACCTCATAGTGATTCCAGCTGCTGGAATTCTTGATCGCGGCAAGGATACGCTGCTTCTCTGACGGCACGCCGATCTGCACCTGCGAGAACGACACCTGCTCCAGCACCTTGCCGCCGTCGCCGATGGTCTGCGCGCGCATCAGCAGGCCGGAATTCTTTTCCGCCCACAAGCGCACCGCGTAGCGCGCGGCATCGTGCGGCTCCAGCGCAAAGACCTCGCACTCCATGCCGGCCACGCGCTCGGCGGGCATCTTGCGCATGTCGTACAGGTCCAGCACATCGTTCTTGTTGGTGGCGAGCAGCGCCGGGAAGCGGTCCTTGGCGTCCTGCTTTTCCACCACCACCAGCTTGGCTTCGGGGATCAGGCTGTGCACGACGTCGTTCTGCCGCAGCACTTCGCGCGGCTTGCCGTCGAGGGTCTCGAGCCGTTCGTATTCGTTGTGGACGAGATCGCTGTAATGCTGGATACGCGAGGCGTGCATGACGCTGCCGCGCTGATAGATCAGCGTGCCGACATAGTTCTCGCGCTGTGCGGCTTTGTGGATCTTGTTGAGCCAGGCAGTTGCGTCGCGTCGGGTCAGCGTATTGTCCAAAGGCTGCGCGGTGGCCGCCGCAGCGCTCAGACACAAGGCCAGAAAAAAGGACCTACGCAGGGCCCTAATTCTCTGCGCGCCCGCTACATGGGCGGGCGAACCTCCTTTGTGCATGTCCGGCATTATTCCTGCGTATTTTCCTGAGTGAAGTTTGCACCGTTGGCAACCGTGCGCATGGTCGGCACGAAAGCATCCGTTGCCACTGAAGTGCGATGCGCACGCAGGTATTCGTCCAGGCGCGGGTCGCGGATCATCTGCGGGGCGTCCGCGGCGACCGTGACGATGCCGGCGGCCTGGCCGGAGGCCGGCTGTTCGGCACGGGCGACCACGGCATCCGGCGTTCCTACCGTGGCGGGACCGCGCATCTGCGGCACCACCACCCAGCTGACCGCGGCCACGGCGGCGGCGATGGCGGTGCCGGGCATCACGCGGCGCACCCACGACGGCCTGACCAGCAGGCGATGGCGGGCGCCAGCCTGCGCTACCGCCGGCACCAGCACGTGCGGCTCGGCTTCGAGGCGCGCGGAGAAACGCGAGAGGAAATCGGCGGTGGAACCCGCCTGCGTCAGGTCTTCGGAACGCAAGGCGTCGCCGATCAACTGGTATGTGGTCCAGTCGGAAAGGCCGGCTTCGCTCTTCGCGAGATCGAGCACGGCATCGACTTCGTGCGGCGCCAGTTCGCCATCCATCAATACGGAGATCTGCTCCGCTGCTTCCACTACATGAACCGACTGCTTATGAGCCTGACCCATTTCCCACCCCAAGACATTCCATTGAACACCGATAATCCCGTTACTGCTGTCGCTTATCGATGCAGGAATAGGCTGCAACGCTGGCCGCACGACATTCTTCTCTACCACCTGGACCGCCACTTACCACCGCTTGCCCTCTGCCGTTCCCAGCAGCGGGCGCAACCGCTCGGCAATCGCCTCGCGTGCGCGGAAGATGCGCGAGCGCACCGTGCCGATCGGGCACCCCATCGCTTCGGCGATTTCCTCGTAGCTGAGGCCCTCGATCTCGCGCAGCGTGATGGCGGTCCGCAATTCTTCCGGAAGTGCTTCCATCGCGCGGTTCACCGTCTCGGCAACTTGGCGCGTGTGAAGCATCGACTCCGGCGTATTGATATCCCTTAGTTGTTCACCGTCCGCAAAAGTTTCAGCCTCTTCCGCATCGATATCGCTGGACGCTTCCGGGCGGCGGCCCTGGGTAGCCAGGTAGTTCTTGGCGGTGTTGACGGCGATCCGGTACAGCCACGTGTAGAAGGCCGACTCCCCGCGGAACTGGGGCAAGGCGCGGTATGCCTTGATGAAGGCATCCTGCGCCACATCCTCGACTTCAGCGGGATCCCTGACCAGGCGCGAAATCAGGCGAATGATCTTCCGATGGTATTTGGTCACCAGAAGTTCAAAGGCCCGCTTGTCGCCCTGCTGGACGCGTTCAACTAGGAGCTGATCGGCTTCGCGTTCGCTCACGTATGGCTCACCTGCAGTGTATCTCTTGGTTTGGTCGTCACGACAAACGTTGTATTTTACCTACGATTCTCAGCCCGCCCGGTGAAGCAACGCGCATCCTGTGACCGCAAGCTAACAAAATCGTTCCCTGGGCTGGCATCGGGTTGCACCCGCAGTGCAACTCGCGCGGACCGTTGCAGCCACCGCGCCAGTTCCGGACCAGCTGCCTGCCAGGGAAGAAGAATGGCGCCGGGCATCGCCGGATCACCGGGGGCCAGGCACACTACCGCTGCGTCTCCGAGCTGCCAGCACTGCCGCACGACGGCTTCGCGCCGCGCGCCGCCGGGCGCTTCCAGCCAGATGCGCAGGGGGCCTTCGGCGTCGGCGTCCTGCACGGCCGTGCAGACCCAGCGCAGGCCGCGCCACCATGCCGGCCAGGCACGCAGGGCCGCTACGGCGGCCAGTGCCAGGCCGGCACCCGCTGCGAGGTGCCACCACAGCAAGCCCGCCTGGCTGCCGGCAATGGCATCGGCCAGCGTCCGCGCCAGCAGCGCGAGCGCCAGCAATTCGCCGGCACAAAACACGAACAGGGCCCACCCCAGCGGGTGGACCCTGCCATGGCGCAGCCCCTCAAGGGCCCGCCTCAACCACGGATCAGGCGCGGCGGAAAACAAGCGTGCCGTTGGTGCCGCCGAAACCGAAGTTGTTCTTCACTGCCACGTCGATCTTCATCTCGCGCGCCGTGTTGGCCACGTAGTCCAGGTCGCACTCGGGGTCCTGGTTGTCGAGGTTGATCGTCGGCGGCGAGACCTGGTGGTGCAGCGCCAGCACGGTGAAGACCGACTCCAGGCCACCGGCGCCGCCCAGCAGGTGGCCGGTCATCGACTTGGTCGAGTTCACCACCATCTTGTAGGCCTGGTCGCCGAATGCTGCCTTGATCGCATCGGATTCGTTCTTGTCGCCCAGCGGCGTGGAGGTGCCGTGCGCGTTCAGGTAATGCACCTGGTCGGTGTTGATGCCGGCATCCTTGAGCGCATTGACCATGCAGCGGCGCGGGCCGTCCATGTTCGGCGCGGTCATGTGGTAGGCGTCGCCACTCATGCCGAAGCCGATCAGCTCGGCATAGATGCGCGCACCGCGGGCCTTGGCCGACTCATACTCTTCCAGCATCATCACGCCCGCGCCTTCGCCCAGCACGAAGCCGTCGCGGTCCTTGTCCCACGGACGCGAGGCCGCTGCCGGATCGTCGTTGCGCGTCGACAGCGCGCGCGCGGCGGCGAAACCACCAATGCCCAGCGGCGACACGGTCGATTCCGCGCCGCCCGCCAGCATGGCGTCGGCATCGCCGGCCTGGATCAGGCGGGCGGCCAGGCCAATGCTGTGCAGGCCGGTGGTGCACGCCGTCACGGCCGCCAGGTTCGGGCCCTTGATGCCGTGGATGATCGACAGGTGGCCGGCGATCATGTTGATGATCGAGCCGGGCACGAAGAACGGCGAAATCCGGCGCGGACCACGCTCGCTCAGCACGGCATGGGTATCCTCGATCATCGGCAGGCCGCCGATGCCCGAGCCGACCAGCACGCCGATGCGCTCGGCATTGGCCTCGGTCACTTCCAGGCCGCTATCCTTCAGCGCCTGCGTTCCGGCCGCGATGCCGTAATGGATAAACGTATCCATATTGCGGGCTTCCTTGGCCGGGATGTAATCCTCGGCATTGAAACCCTTCACTTCGCCGGCGAAGTGCACGGACAGCGCGGAGTGATCGAATTTGGTGATGGTGGCGATGCCGGACTTGCCGGCTACCAGGTTGGCCCAGCCTTCGGCAACCGTGTTTCCGACCGGAGACACAAGGCCAAGCCCAGTGACGACGACGCGACGACGGCTCACTATGTTTTCCTACGGGTGCGTGAAACGGGAACGGAACGCGGAGTTGCCCGCCGCCGGCGCTGAAGGCCGCACGGCGAAGCCCATTCCATTCTGCTTCTTCGAACAGACGAAAGCCACAGAAAACAGCAAGGCGCGGCCGCAACGGCCCGCCCACCTGCCTTCTGTGGCTCGGAATGCAGAGACGACGGGCTTAGGCCTTGACGTGCGCGGTAGCGTAGTCGATAGCCTGTTGCACGGTCGTGATCTTTTCGGCTTCCTCATCGG
The window above is part of the Cupriavidus taiwanensis LMG 19424 genome. Proteins encoded here:
- a CDS encoding sigma-E factor negative regulatory protein, which produces MGQAHKQSVHVVEAAEQISVLMDGELAPHEVDAVLDLAKSEAGLSDWTTYQLIGDALRSEDLTQAGSTADFLSRFSARLEAEPHVLVPAVAQAGARHRLLVRPSWVRRVMPGTAIAAAVAAVSWVVVPQMRGPATVGTPDAVVARAEQPASGQAAGIVTVAADAPQMIRDPRLDEYLRAHRTSVATDAFVPTMRTVANGANFTQENTQE
- the rpoE gene encoding RNA polymerase sigma factor RpoE, coding for MSEREADQLLVERVQQGDKRAFELLVTKYHRKIIRLISRLVRDPAEVEDVAQDAFIKAYRALPQFRGESAFYTWLYRIAVNTAKNYLATQGRRPEASSDIDAEEAETFADGEQLRDINTPESMLHTRQVAETVNRAMEALPEELRTAITLREIEGLSYEEIAEAMGCPIGTVRSRIFRAREAIAERLRPLLGTAEGKRW
- the fabF gene encoding beta-ketoacyl-ACP synthase II, whose product is MSRRRVVVTGLGLVSPVGNTVAEGWANLVAGKSGIATITKFDHSALSVHFAGEVKGFNAEDYIPAKEARNMDTFIHYGIAAGTQALKDSGLEVTEANAERIGVLVGSGIGGLPMIEDTHAVLSERGPRRISPFFVPGSIINMIAGHLSIIHGIKGPNLAAVTACTTGLHSIGLAARLIQAGDADAMLAGGAESTVSPLGIGGFAAARALSTRNDDPAAASRPWDKDRDGFVLGEGAGVMMLEEYESAKARGARIYAELIGFGMSGDAYHMTAPNMDGPRRCMVNALKDAGINTDQVHYLNAHGTSTPLGDKNESDAIKAAFGDQAYKMVVNSTKSMTGHLLGGAGGLESVFTVLALHHQVSPPTINLDNQDPECDLDYVANTAREMKIDVAVKNNFGFGGTNGTLVFRRA